The genome window CGCGCCCGCACGCGCGTGTAAGAGTCTCCTAAGCAGAAACACATCCGCACATTTATTGTTTGTACTTCAGAAAGTATTTGTACTGTTCCTCTTACCAAATTCCTGGATTCGATTTGGAGGCGCGTTACGCAAcgcctcacctcctcctcttttttttttaaaatcatcaGTTCTTCCTATTTTCATTTTCGACATCTGGTCACAGGAGGAGGTGCGACAAAAGATCACACACCTGCTGCCGGGAGGTGGAGGCTTTTCCCTCCCCTCTCCGGAGAGACGCTCTGATAGCATTCGGGCTAACATTTAAACATGTCTTCCTTTCTCCCGCTCCCCAGCTGCTACAGCTTGCCTTGCAGGAAGCCCAGACCAGTGTGCCAGACTGGTTTTTACTACAGCTACAAGGTCTGCCAGTGCATTCCCAACTACATGAGGCCAGGCTGGAACTAGCCGGACCCGCGGGAATACCAGGGGAGCAAAACCTGCAGATGCCCCGCCCAACCGACGCGAGGCGGGAAACGGCCAGACGAGGAGGGCGGGACTAATGGACGTCTCCGGAAGTGAACTTTAGCATAAACCGGAGGAATTTCAGCCCGAGTGGAAGCCGAGGAGCGTTTTGACACTCTTGGAGTCTGTCGGCCTTTTGAGACCGAGTGTTGGGAAGCGGGGAAGCCGCCTCGGAGCCAGGGTCCATCTTGCCCCGCCCACGACCGTGtaggacaggaagtggaataaaataacgatgctcttttttttaacgtttTTTTCAAAGATTAAATCAAATGGTAACCTGGTTGAATAGTTTCAGGGCCATGCTGGAAAAAGAAGATCAAAATTTTGATTTagaagactttaaaaaaaaagaaaaaggggaatAAATGAGGGGAAAAGTCATGACATCACAAGCAAAACTATAAAATGAACTTCATATGAGAATAGTTGAAGTTGTGATTTCAGGGCTGTCAGTAACTTTATTCCACATTCTAAGCATCAGGACTGCAACAAGAGGCGGATTTAACACCAGCGTGCCGTTATGACTTTATTCTGTTAATATTGCGACTTACTTCTGACGCCTTTATTCTCATCCTCGACGTGGTCTTTTCTTGCTGGAGGTGGGAAAATCATCTTTTCCGCGGCCCTTTGATTCCGGTTCGAGCTTTATGAATTAATTTAAAACCTCCCAAACCGCCTGGCTCGGAAAATTTCAGTGCCGAATCCAGCCACAGCCGCCGGTTCCTTGATGTAATCTAACTTTCCGCTCACTCTAATATTAattgtaaatacatttcatatttaaaatcgACATTTCGAAGAGCGAATCATGTCTAAAATATTCCGTATTTAAAATTGCCACCCTATCTGAGCATTGTTTAATTTTCAGGGAGAATTTGAATAATTTCTGACAACTTTTTCCTTGcactgcaaaacaaacacattaggAGGATTTCCTGCAGCGTAGATAGATTCTGTCATCGTGCCACTACCAAGTATCAAAAGTAATTCTGAAGTATTGATTAAAGCCTTTGTCAGACTGACGTGTTTGTGTCCCGTGTTCATACATCGGAGCAACAACTGCCGCTGCAAACACATTAAACTGCACAATTGGGAATAAAGAACCTGCTCCTGCTTCCAGCtccttttcaaattaaaaacatcatGCTGGCATTTTCAGTGGAGCAGGACTTTGTTCCAAGTATCGTCTGTTAATAAGCCCGCAAAGGAGTTGGAACCCACTTGTTCCTCCGCTGCGTCTTATCCGTTGCCAAAGAATAATCAGTCCTCTGAAGGCAATGTTCTTGTGTCCTGGACTAAACAGAAGTGAtgccattttaaatattttatttttttccccccctcaaGGACAAATATAAACCCAGCTCCAAAAGGAAAACCTTATATAATAAGCTACTGAAACTCTCCAAAtatttacaaaagaaaataaatataataacctCCCGCCGGTCACAGGAAACGAAGTTAATGACCGACTTTTTCTTGGAGCAGCTCTTAAAACAATGCAAAACCCCTAAAAGAGAAAACGTGTTTCTATTGTCTTGGACAAAAACAATGAGGTTAAAGCTAATAAATCGATGAATAAATGAGAAAACGCACGCCAGGATGTTATTAGAGCGAGACAGAATCCAGCGCTGATGCGCTACCGGCAGATTCGGGGATTGTTATTGCTTAAAGAAATAGATTTGACTGGAAACGTAGCCATTTGTGTTGTAAGACCGTTGGATGTGGCCAGCACTGACCCCTGCTGGTCACTCGCAGCGAGGACAATCACAAGAACTTATAAAGCCCATTATGGGCATTATGTataagaaacacatttaaatgtaatttatactGAACAAACTCAAACATATTGAACAAATCTTACACCTTTCAAAACATTTAAACTTTCAGGTGCTTCATTCTATTTCAGGATCGACCCCGATGAGAGTTTAAAGCGGAACTAAATCGAAATCTTAGGAGTGCAAAAAGCAAATTACTGCAAATAATGGCTTTATATGGCTTACTGATGTTAAAGCACACGCATCCTAGTGAGAGCGGGACGCAGCCGTGTCCATCTTGCgtccgtttttttgttttttttcctctctctctctcattttcacAGCTTCCAAGAGTCTAACGTCTATAGAATTAAGCCGCGATGCTAAATCTCCATTCCGGAATGGCGATTCCAGAAACAGGCACTTCAGAACTAGCCATAAACGCTAACAGTCCGAGATTCAGTTGCGTCGTCTTCGACCAACGAGCGCGCTCTCCGGGTCGGGCCTCGCCCTCGCAAGGCACGTGCCGTCGGAAACATTCCGGGAACCCCTTTCGCTACTTTGGTCTCCGGAGAGCGTTGATCCGTTGAGGTATAAATCCAGCCGGGAGGCGGGGCCTCCGGGAAGGTCATAAAGCGTCCTTTCACTTGGTTTGAAATGGGCATCCTGAATAAATACAGATAGAAGGGCGAGAATCAGCGAGAGAACGAGGACGAATTCAAATTCAGAGGCTTTGAGGAGGCTCACCCTCGTCATCGGAATCGAAGTCGAAGAGGCTGGAGCACTTCCTCGACTGGAGGTGACTCTGCAGCTGCCCGCCGCTGGCGAACGTCGCGAAGCAGTTGGCGCATCGCCGTCGTTTGAGGGCGGCCGAAGCCTCTTCCCGCTCGGGGCTCTCGGACGGCCGGAACGCCGGGCGCTCCGGCCGTCGCTTTGGCATGGTGATGTACTTCTCATCCAGGTAGGCGGTGGGCGGCGCACGCAGGTACGGCTTCTTCCCGTACTCCGCGAGGGCGAGCGCGCACACCGTGGACgcgtcctcgccgtcctcgccCTCCGCTTTGACGTTTTTGGGCTTCTTatctttacattttttcttGACAGCCTTAGCCCCGCCTTCACGGCCGACCTTCGGCGCCTTCTTTGTTCCGTTTCGCTCCGACTCCTTCCTGACGGGCCGTCTCTTTGCCTTCTCCTTCTGCGTCCTCCCTGAAGCGACGGCGGGTTTAGACTCGGCTGTCGAACTCGAGGTGTCCTTTGCCACGCCTTCTCCCGCCGCCGTCTCATCGACCTCCAGCTCCATGGATTCCAACGCGACGGTCTTTACCGCGGACGTTTCGGTTGCACCTTCGCTTGGTCGTCTTCCCAACGCCGGCGCTGCCGCTTCGGACGTCTTTCCCAGGCCAGTTTCCTTTGGAACGTTCGGCTTCTTCCGTTTGCTGGACTCAGAGGCGGGATCTTTTCTCGCTCCGTGCGGTCTCTTCATTTTGCCAGCGGTAGACTTCGGCGTTTCGGCGTTTTTCTCGACCCGCTTTTGTTTGGCGCGGCTCGTCTTTAACTTTGATTCACGTTGATTCGCCGCCTCTCGAACCTTTTCCTCATCTTTTAATCCTTTACTCGCGTGCGAGGCCTCGGCTGCTTTCGGGAGCTCAGCAGACCTGCCTGCGGGTTTATCCCGTCGACTCGCGGCGGCGTCTTCGCCCGGGACAAACGTCTTCGACTTCGGCGGACGTCCTCTCCTTTTAGGACGCTTCGTGTCGACGTCCGCGGGTTTTTTCTTGAACTTGTGCCtcactttgtgttttaacaaCGACTTTAAGGCGACTTTGCGACTTTTGAGCGCCGCCAGGTTTTTATTCCTCGTCCTTAGCGTTTGCCGTAGTCTCAGAGTCGGGCCTGACATCCCTCCGGATGCGTCCTCGTTAGGGCGATTCGTCAACACGTGCGAATCCTTGATCTCACCGCGTCGCTTCAGCGGAGAAGCTCGTCCACCGGCGGATGAAAGCGCGTCCTCGTGAGGAGCCTTTACGCTTAAGGTTCCGTCCTTTGGCTCGTCGCTCGGCGGCGTCTCCTCAGCCGGCCCGTTGGCGCGTTTGCTGCTCGTCCCCTTATCGGCGCTCTTGTCCGGTTTACTGGTTTTGGAAGCGTAGTGCTCTCTTTCGTGAAGGTTCAACGCCCAGAGGCAGATGAAGAGTCGCGAGCAACCAGGAAGGCAGCACGCCGCCTGCAGCGGACTGTGCCTCCTCGCGTGGCGCCTCATCTCCATTCCGCTTTTGAACCTGGCGGCGCATCCTCGGTGGAGGCACGGATGCCGAGGGGCGAGTCGGTGTCGTTCGACGTGGTGCCGGAAATGCTCGAAACTCCACAGAACCCGCTTGCAGATGCTGCATTTGCCGTCTTCGATGCGGAACGCCAGCTCCAAAGGCGCGACCTCGCCAACGTGCTCGTCGAGGGCGTGGTAAAGGAAAGCGACGCGGTTCTTGGACGCGTCGGTCAGAAAAGCGCAGCCGTCCACGGGGCAACAGAGCGTCTCTCGCGACTTTGCGTTTTTCCGTTCCACAGATTTGCCTCCTTGTTTCGCGGCCGTCTTCAGGAGGCGCAAAGATTCCGTCTCCTTCATTTTCTCGTCGGCGGCGGTGAAATCGTTCTCAATCTGGATCGCCGGCGCGGAGTCCATCTCCGTGTCTTGGTTTTCTCGCTGCCTGGGATCCCCTGCGACGCCGTCGGCGGTCTTGTCGTCCGCTTTCCGTCCGTCAAGCACTTTCTTTCGTCCCGTGTGCCCGTTTATCCTAACGTGAACCGGCGTCTTCCTTTTGAGCCGCCTGAAGGCGCGCTGTTTATTTCGGGACCTTAAATTCCGCGACACCGACTCGCTTAGATCCGGAAGACTCACCGATTTGGGACAAAGAGATTTCCTTTGTCTCTCGCTGCTTCGTTGCCCCAAACACGCGTTTGCAGCGTCGGTCTTCGGGGTGGGCGCGTCTTTGGTCTCAGAGACCCCGCCCTCTTGGGCTCTGCCACCGGACGACTCTCTCTTCAGCGTCTCAATGTGATCAGACAGATGCATCATGGCCAGGAGGTCGTCCTTGAACGCCGTCCCGCAGAACATGCACTCGTCTTTGCGATAGTGGAACATGGCGTGCTCGATCACGCGACTTCCCTTGAAGTCCTTGCTGCAGAAGGCGCAACGGAACTCCAGGTTGGACTCCTCGGATTCCACCTGAACGCCGTTCTCGGACGTTTCTGAAGCGACGTCGTCGgctcctcccgtctcctgcCCGTCCGTTAAGGAGCGTCTCGAGGCAGCTTTCAGCATCCGAGGGACGTCGGGTTTCGCGGCGTCTTTCGACTCCCGTCCGGTAACCGTCTCCGTCGCTAGCGCCAGAGCAGAGGCGTCGCCCGGGTTGTCCGGATCGCTCGACGCGATCGTTGCCGTCGTTTCAGGGCTCCGCCCACTTTGACTTAATGCTTGCCCTTCTGAGAGCCTGCGTGAAATGTCCACTTCAGAGATGCTGCTACTGAACACGTCCGGAGAAGCAGCTTTAGCTTGACGGCAGAGCGACCGCCCGTCTCTCAGGATAATGTCTTGGAATTGGGACGGGACGAGATCGGACATCGGGGACATTTCCTCTGCAGTCGGGGCCTTGGATGCGTCGGCTGAAGCTGCCATTTCCGAAGTCGGGGCTTTGCAGACGCCATCGGAACCCGGAGATTGCGCCGTTTGAGTTTGCGAAGCAACGGTGACTTTCATCTCTACAGAAGAGTCTTCAGAGCGCCGCCTCGCTTTAGCCTGCGGGACCGCTAGCGGTGCCTGCGATGCGTCCCAGCCCTTCGTCTCGGCTTGCAAGACTTTTCCCGAGCTTTGAGCCTCATCCGAAACCCGGGATTCCGTCGCAGCGACGGCGGGCTTTTCGGGGAGCTCCCTCGCCGTCGGCGTCTTTCGCGAGCCTGGTTTTGCCGTTTGAACTTTTTCCGAAACGGGGGGATCCGTAAAACCCGCAGGCGTCTGAGGGGCGGCGGGATTCCCGCATCTCTCCCCCTGCTGAACCTTCGGCGGACTTCCCTGCGCCGAGGAGCGAGTGATGGTTGAGACGGAGCCCGAGGGGAGCGCCGAGCCGTtgccttttcctttctttcgcTGCGCGTAacaatgcagctgctgcacgaaCATGAACTCGTCCCGCGCTCGGAGGATAACTTCTTTGCCGTGAACGGGCTtgagcggcggcgacggcgccgCCGGAAGCTTGACCGTCGGCTTGTAAAGAAGCACCTGCGGGAAGCCTCTCTGCCTGTTGCAGGTTTCCTCAATGAACGAGCCCATCAGTTCGTTGTCCGGCAGGGAGAGCTCCAGAACGACTCGCGGGGAGTCCCGCTCCGTGAGACAAGCGTCCACCGAAGGCGTGTTCCTGATCCGACCGGCATCCGTCCGCTTATCGGCCGACGAGCGATCGTGCCCTCGACTTTTCAACCCGTGCTTCTTGGCCTTCAGCGCGTCGTTCTCCTCGAGCGTTGCCGAGTCTTCCAGAAGCCACCTGGGTCTCTTAATCCGCCGCTTCGACGGGTTTCTCTCCGAGAGCCGCGTGGCGCGTCGCTCTCCACGCAGGCCGCCGCCCTGCAGTCTGTCCAACTGCCAGAACGAGCGCCTCAACGGTTGGCACGGCGCGTCCTTCAGAGGCCGTTGGGCGCCTTTCCTCTTCGCGCCGTGGTTGAAGCCGATAGGCGGCTTGTCTTGGCCGACCTTTAACCTTTTGGGGGCGGCGTAACCATTGTCGCCGTGTCGTCTGTCCTGTTTACGGTGCCGCTTCTTAGCTGCTGCCTGGAGCGAACTTTTATTTCCCCTCGGACACTCTGAGACACTCGATCGCGCCGCGGGCTCGTTGGCGCCGCAGTTCGGGATCCATTTGTCCTCCGCGATCTCCTCGAGGGCGGAACTCACCGCCTTTTCGCCCATCAGCTTCAAACAACTTGTCCGCAACGCCACGAGGTTCCAGAACTCGGGGTCGAAATACAAGTCCTTCTTTAGGACCtaaggagaggatgaagaagaaaaatcaggCAAATCTTAAAGTTAAAGCCATCGAGACTCTgaggtgccccccccgccccccacctgcAGGGTTTCGAAGCGGACGCTGGTTCTGACGGGGCTGTTCTCCACGTGGTACTCCTGGTCAGGGTGCCTGTACAGCAGGAAGACGATCTTGTAGGCCTCGGCGGTGCGTTCcaggaagaagacgaggagcGCGCACGCCCGGCAGACCTCCAGGTCGCTGGGAAGCAGGCCGGCTATCGTTTTGTAGATCAGGGCCTTGGCGGCGGCGTCGCAGGGAAGACGGGACTTCAGGGCGTCGGCGCAGAGCTCCACGCAGAACTGGGTTCCGCCGCCACCCACCTAGCGAGACGTAAAGGTCACAAGTTCACTCAAATGTAACCCTTTCTTGGACAATCTTCGTCTTACCTCGTGCAGGACGGCTCTGATGAACGGGAAGATCGCGTTGACGTTGGTGGCGGAGAGCAGCAGCCGCCGAATCTCCTTGAGGAGCGCTGGCTTGGAGGTTTTCAACCGGCGGTGAAGCTTACTCCAAACAAAGACGAGATCGCTGGAAATAACAGTTCGATTTAATAGAGCGTTCAGAATTTTATTATATAGTATCAAGAGAACGCACCACAAATAGTACATGTCCCCCCtgcggagctgctggaggaggaaggctcTGCTAAGACCTAACAGCaactcgtcctcttcctcgcaCTCCAAACCGCAGATGATGTGAATTGCGTCTTTGCCATTAAAGTTGGAGACCTAAGACGAGGAGGAAAGCAAGAGTCCAGTCAGAGAGAATCTCAAGCGAAGGTCTAGAATGAAAACAGACGAGTTGAGAATCCACCCGCCTCTTTGTGGAGCCGTTCGTGCTGCGACGTTTTGAAAAGCCGAGCGAGGTAGACCTGGAGGAAGAACGGGTGTCGCCCCGCGGCGGGATGCCAAGCGCAACGCCGGGCCAGCGCCGCGGCCTCGCCGGCCCGCTCGCAGGACAAGAGGTAGCGCACCCGGAGCTCGAAGAACACCGGCAGCTCGGAGCCGATGCATCcgtccactgggggggggggcgtcgaaAGAGGAAACCAACGACGGTTTCACACGGACCAACAGGCAGGAACGCTAACGATTTGATTATTAACATTCACCTACCTTCACTCTGAGGTAAACTGGACCCACTCAGGATGGCCTGCAAGGCGGGCCAAGCCCAAGGCCCGCCCCGTCGGACCGAGCGGCCGACCTGAAGCAGGTGAACATTCTGATGCCTTGCAAGCGCCGAAAGGCATTTCtgcgagaagaaaaaaaaaagtcgtaTTCAAGGCGTTTACGATCAATCACTTCGTTGCTCAGCATTCTTATTCCCACCTGG of Brachionichthys hirsutus isolate HB-005 chromosome 24, CSIRO-AGI_Bhir_v1, whole genome shotgun sequence contains these proteins:
- the LOC137912115 gene encoding zinc finger protein 654-like, yielding MKRPHGARKDPASESSKRKKPNVPKETGLGKTSEAAAPALGRRPSEGATETSAVKTVALESMELEVDETAAGEGVAKDTSSSTAESKPAVASGRTQKEKAKRRPVRKESERNGTKKAPKVGREGGAKAVKKKCKDKKPKNVKAEGEDGEDASTVCALALAEYGKKPYLRAPPTAYLDEKYITMPKRRPERPAFRPSESPEREEASAALKRRRCANCFATFASGGQLQSHLQSRKCSSLFDFDSDDEGCPFQTK